In a single window of the Arachis hypogaea cultivar Tifrunner chromosome 6, arahy.Tifrunner.gnm2.J5K5, whole genome shotgun sequence genome:
- the LOC112697330 gene encoding UDP-glycosyltransferase 90A1: protein MGSIPSEEFNSSFHALLFPFMSKGHTIPLLHFARLLLRRNFSVTLFTTTANRPFIADSLSGTAASIVTLPFTVSTTNNDIPPGIESTDKLPSMSLFFEFAMATASIQPHFEQALETLPRVSFMVTDGFLWWTLQSANKFHIPRLVFFGMSCYSVSVFREAEMQGIFRGPQPDDELVELTRFPWIKICKEDLEPSSRNAEPGSIPYEFNVKSVGASVNSYGTVVNSFYELEPLFVDYLKTTNTSHKYWCVGPLCLADDVGSFSGTKEPKWMTWLHQKKKFSVLYVAFGSQAEVSNEELEEIAMGLEESMVSFLWVIRKKDWVLPKGFEERVEGRGMAVREWVDQREILNDERVGGYVSHCGWNSVVESVCGGVPMVAWPMMAEQHVNARMVEEELKVGIRMETCDGKVRGSVKREGVSKCVKELMEGERGIQLRQNVKVLARLARMAVQEGGSSWSALDHLIHELCRKK from the coding sequence ATGGGTTCAATCCCCTCCGAAGAATTCAACAGTTCCTTCCACGCACTTCTATTCCCATTCATGTCCAAAGGCCACACCATCCCCCTCCTCCACTTTGCCCGCCTCCTCCTCCGCCGCAATTTCTCCGTCACCCTCTTCACCACCACCGCTAACCGCCCCTTCATTGCCGACTCTCTTTCCGGAACCGCCGCCTCCATCGTCACGCTCCCGTTCACAGTCTCCACCACCAACAACGACATCCCGCCCGGAATAGAGAGCACGGACAAGCTCCCATCCATGTCCCTCTTCTTCGAGTTCGCCATGGCCACCGCCTCCATCCAACCGCACTTCGAGCAAGCCCTCGAGACCCTGCCACGTGTCAGCTTCATGGTCACCGACGGGTTTCTCTGGTGGACCCTACAATCCGCCAACAAATTCCACATCCCGAGGCTCGTCTTCTTCGGCATGAGCTGTTATAGCGTCAGCGTCTTTAGGGAAGCAGAGATGCAAGGAATATTCCGTGGGCCCCAACCTGACGACGAGTTAGTCGAGTTGACTCGGTTTCCATGGATCAAAATCTGCAAGGAAGACTTGGAGCCAAGTTCCAGAAACGCCGAACCAGGGAGTATCCCTTACGAGTTCAACGTGAAATCGGTTGGAGCCTCGGTCAACAGCTACGGCACTGTGGTCAACAGTTTCTACGAACTAGAGCCTCTCTTCGTTGACTATTTGAAAACCACGAATACTTCTCATAAGTATTGGTGCGTTGGTCCGTTGTGCCTCGCTGATGACGTGGGTAGTTTTTCGGGTACGAAGGAACCGAAATGGATGACGTGGCTGCATCAGAAAAAGAAGTTCTCTGTTTTGTACGTGGCTTTTGGGTCACAGGCGGAGGTTTCGAATGAAGAGTTGGAGGAGATAGCGATGGGATTGGAAGAATCCATGGTGAGTTTCTTGTGGGTGATAAGAAAGAAGGATTGGGTTCTACCAAAGGGGTTCGAAGAGAGGGTTGAAGGGAGAGGGATGGCGGTGAGAGAGTGGGTGGATCAACGGGAGATACTGAATGATGAGAGAGTGGGTGGGTATGTGAGCCACTGCGGGTGGAACTCGGTGGTGGAGAGCGTGTGCGGCGGGGTTCCGATGGTAGCGTGGCCGATGATGGCGGAGCAGCACGTGAACGCGAGGATGGTGGAGGAGGAGTTGAAGGTGGGGATTAGAATGGAGACGTGTGATGGGAAGGTGAGGGGGTCTGTGAAAAGAGAAGGGGTGAGCAAGTGTGTGAAGGAGTTGATGGAAGGGGAGAGAGGGATTCAGTTACGTCAGAATGTTAAGGTGTTGGCTCGGTTGGCTAGGATGGCTGTTCAGGAGGGTGGTTCCTCTTGGTCAGCTTTGGACCATCTCATTCATGAGTTATGCCGAAAGAAGTAG